GGGTTGGTGCACAGCCCCACGTTCATCATATGTTGACCACCCTAGGATTTGGCTCTTTGGAGGAGCTTTCCACGGCGGCGTTGCCCGAATCCATCTACACCACCGAGCCGCTGGGCCTGCAGGCGGCGGTCTCCGAGGAGGCCATGCTGGCGGAATTGAAGGCCCTCGCCGCGAAGAACACCGTCAACAAGTCCTTCATCGGCCAGGGCTACTACGGCACGCACACGCCCGGCGTCATCCAGCGCAACGTCCTGGAAAGCCCCGCCTGGTACACCGCCTACACGCCGTACCAGCCGGAAATTTCCCAGGGCCGCCTCGAGGCGCTGCTGAACTTCCAGACGGTGGTGGCCGACCTGACCGGCATGACCACCGCGAACGCCTCCATGCTGGATGAGGGCACCGCCGCCGCCGAGGCCGTGGCCCTGATGCGCCGCAGCAACCGCGCCGCCAAGCCCGACGCCGTCATGCTGGTGGACGCCGACGTCTTCCCGCAGACCTTGGCCGTCATCAACACCAGGGCCAGGGCCATGGGCCTTCCCGTGCTGGTGCATAACTTTGAGGACGACGGCGCCCTGCCGGACGTCGAGTTCTTCGGCCTCCTCCTGCAATACCCGGGAGACTCAGGGCTCATCCGCGACATCGCACCGATCATCGCCGCCGCGAAGGAGCGCAAGGCTGTGGTTGCCGTGGCAGCGGACCTCCTGGCCCTGACGGTGCTGGAATCGCCCGGGGAACTGGGCGCCGACCTGGCCGTGGGCACCTCCCAGCGCTTCGGGGTGCCCATGGGCTTCGGCGGCCCGCACGCCGGCTACATGGCCGTGCGCCAGGGCCTGGAGCGTTCGCTGCCCGGACGCCTGGTGGGTGTGTCGAAGGACGCAGCCGGCAACCAGGCCTACCGCCTGGCCCTGCAGACCCGCGAGCAGCACATCCGCCGCGAGAAGGCGACCTCCAACATCTGCACCGCCCAGGTGCTGCTGGCCGTCATGGCCGGCATGTACGCCGTCTACCACGGTCCCGAGGGCCTGCGGAAAATCGCCACCCGCGTCCACGCGCTGGCCCTGGCCGTGGCCGACGCGGCAACGGCCGCGGGACACACCGTGGTGCACGGCAACTTCTTCGACACCGTCAAGGTCCGGGTGGCGGCCGGCAGCGGCCACTCCGCCGCCGAACTGGTTGCCGCCGCCCACTCGGCCGGCTACCTGCTGCGCCAGGTGGACCACGACCACCTGCAAATCGCCGTCGACGAGACCACCACGGAAGCCGACGCGGCGGCCTTGGCCGGGCTGCTCGCGGCACGGGTGTCCCCGGGCGCAGCCAACGCCAACGGAACGGTGCTGCCGGCGGACGCGTCCGGCGTCGCGCTGCCCGTCCCGGCCCGCACCACGGACTACATGACCAACGCCGTGTTCCACGCGCACAACTCGGAAACGCAGATGCTGCGCTACCTGCGCCGCCTCTCTGACGCCGACTACGCGCTGGACCGGGGCATGATCCCGCTGGGCTCGTGCACCATGAAGCTGAACGCCACCGCCGAGATGGCCGCCATCACGTGGCCGGAATTCGCCAACCTCCACCCCTTCGCGCCGGCGTCGGACACGGTGGGCATTGTGGAGATGGCAACGCAGCTGGAGGAGTGGCTCGCGGAGATCACCGGCTACGACGCCGTCTCCGTCCAGCCGAACGCCGGCTCGCAGGGCGAGTTTGCCGGGCTCATGGCCATCCGCGCCTACCATGTGGAAAACGGCAACCCGGATCGCGACGTGGTCCTGATCCCCACCTCCGCCCACGGCACCAACGCCGCCTCCGCCGTCATGGCCGGGCTCAAGGTGGTCCCGGTGGCCACGGACGGCTTCGGCAACATCGACGTCGACGACCTCAAGCGCCAGATCACCGTCCATGAACACCGCCTGGCCGCCATCATGGTCACCTACCCGTCCACGCACGGCGTGTTTGAGACGTCCATCAGTGCCATCTGCGCCATGGTGCATGACGCCGGCGGCCAGGTCTACGTTGACGGCGCCAACCTGAACGCCCTGGTGGGGCTGGCCCGGCCCGGCACGTTTGGCGCCGACGTCTCCCACCTGAACCTGCACAAGACCTTCTGCATCCCGCACGGCGGCGGCGGGCCGGGCGTGGGTCCGGTGGGTGTGGGCGCGCACCTGGCCAAGCACCTGCCCGCCCGCGAGCTGGGCCTGGACTCCTCGGTGGGGCTGGTCTCCAGCGCACCCTACGGCTCGGCGTCGATCCTGCCGATCTCCTGGGCCTACATCCGCATGATGGGTCCGGACGGGCTGCGCCTGGCCACCCAGACCGCCATCCTGTCGGCGAACTACATTGCCCGACGCCTCAGCGATCACTACCCGGTGCTGTACACGGGCGCACACGACCTCGTCGCGCACGAGTGCATCCTGGACCTGCGCGGCATCACCGCGGACTCCGGAGTCAGCGTGGACGACGTCGCCAAGCGCCTGATCGACTACGGCTTCCACGCCCCCACGATGTCCTTCCCGGTGGCAGGCACCCTGATGGTGGAGCCCACCGAATCCGAGGACCTGGCCGAGCTGGACCGGTTCATTGGCGCGATGACCGCCATCCGCAAGGAAATCGCGGCCGTGCAGGACGGGCTCTGGCCCG
This genomic stretch from Arthrobacter dokdonellae harbors:
- the gcvP gene encoding aminomethyl-transferring glycine dehydrogenase, giving the protein MLTTLGFGSLEELSTAALPESIYTTEPLGLQAAVSEEAMLAELKALAAKNTVNKSFIGQGYYGTHTPGVIQRNVLESPAWYTAYTPYQPEISQGRLEALLNFQTVVADLTGMTTANASMLDEGTAAAEAVALMRRSNRAAKPDAVMLVDADVFPQTLAVINTRARAMGLPVLVHNFEDDGALPDVEFFGLLLQYPGDSGLIRDIAPIIAAAKERKAVVAVAADLLALTVLESPGELGADLAVGTSQRFGVPMGFGGPHAGYMAVRQGLERSLPGRLVGVSKDAAGNQAYRLALQTREQHIRREKATSNICTAQVLLAVMAGMYAVYHGPEGLRKIATRVHALALAVADAATAAGHTVVHGNFFDTVKVRVAAGSGHSAAELVAAAHSAGYLLRQVDHDHLQIAVDETTTEADAAALAGLLAARVSPGAANANGTVLPADASGVALPVPARTTDYMTNAVFHAHNSETQMLRYLRRLSDADYALDRGMIPLGSCTMKLNATAEMAAITWPEFANLHPFAPASDTVGIVEMATQLEEWLAEITGYDAVSVQPNAGSQGEFAGLMAIRAYHVENGNPDRDVVLIPTSAHGTNAASAVMAGLKVVPVATDGFGNIDVDDLKRQITVHEHRLAAIMVTYPSTHGVFETSISAICAMVHDAGGQVYVDGANLNALVGLARPGTFGADVSHLNLHKTFCIPHGGGGPGVGPVGVGAHLAKHLPARELGLDSSVGLVSSAPYGSASILPISWAYIRMMGPDGLRLATQTAILSANYIARRLSDHYPVLYTGAHDLVAHECILDLRGITADSGVSVDDVAKRLIDYGFHAPTMSFPVAGTLMVEPTESEDLAELDRFIGAMTAIRKEIAAVQDGLWPAGDNPLANAPHTAQSLTRDWDHPYSREEAVFPAGVDPRAKYWPPVSRIDQAYGDRHLVCSCPSIEELAEVF